In Bactrocera neohumeralis isolate Rockhampton chromosome 5, APGP_CSIRO_Bneo_wtdbg2-racon-allhic-juicebox.fasta_v2, whole genome shotgun sequence, the genomic window TGtttcaacatacatacacatatgtatgtatatagcgaaatatatatgtaaaggaATGCAGTTTAATTGTTTGTGTGTCAAacttatataacaaaaattgtaaaaaaaaagaagttttgcCGAGATCGACATTTAAAGCAACTTGGGCTTATAAAAAGCTTGCAGGCGAGTCGCAAAAACACACTCAACTACGATAAAATGTTTCCAATTGTTATAAAAACACTTGTCAGCAATATCAactaaaaatatcattaattttattCGTAGATAGCATTTTGAGACATTTTGGTAGTGATTGTTTGAAaatgctttattatttttgacgTGAAAATATTGCTTCTTAAGTCGCTTCCTTTATAACTAAGCTTACTGAACTCGGTAAAGCGGTGAACTCTACTTGTTGCCTTACAAGCAGTTAAGTGAGTAATCTTTTAAGGCTTATTTTCAAAAGAACGCAGCTTAACTTGACCAAAGCCTTAGTTGTAAGTTGAGGTTAGGTTATACGACCGTTGCATTCATTTTATGTACAATCAAAGCAGAATATGACAATTATTATCACTTACTCATATTCGTTGTTTGTTGATCAAATTATGGGCCTTTAGAGTAAACAATTAGATCATGTGatataaatggaaataaaacCGTCGCAGTgaagtataaataaatacgaaTTGTAAGCGGTTTTGTCAAGCGAATAATGAGTAATCAAAACAACTAActcactttatttattttgcgaCAATTAGCAACTCAAAAAGTAAGGTATTGAATTGCAATTACGGAATTTAAGCGAAATGTGCAGGATTCACTGCGTACCACCCACATTCACAGACGTCAGTCGAGTGTCATTTATAATTTCACATTCAATACAATGTAACGAAAGCTTTATTTACTAAAATCATGTATTCccagacatatacatacatacatccacgAGTATAATGCCCGCGCCACTTAGCATCTACAATTAGCACTTAAGCTGATCGGAGGAATGCTCCAGAATTATTTGTGAGCTTTTGGAAGGTAGGCGCGTTTAGCCCCCCAACCCGCTGTACGTTGAACTTGCTTATTGAATTTAGTGGTCACGGCGTTCACGCGTTCATATGATTCTCGCCTCCCGTGGCCATGTGCGGCCAGCACAATGGATGCTTCGAGATTACACATGCCGGCTTACAGTTGCGCCATCGTCGTTGATTAAATTGCAAGCTTCCGTCATTTGGAGAGCGGCGCAGACAATTCAATCAAATTAAGCAGATGTACAGAGCGCAGGGCTCTTGTACAAGTCGAATGCTGTCCACTGATTTACAAATAGATcttgttaaaaatacaaatacgtGGCGGTCCATTGAAATGTGTGGaatatgtgtgtaaaaataCTTTGAATACTTTGTGCAAATTCAATTGTTAGGAATTCCGCTTGTGTAATCAACATTGTATGAATTTGCGCCGCATTAATATGACCTTTCCAATTGACCAAGCCCTCGAGAGGCGCCATTCCATTTCCACTTAGGCCAGgcataattaaattatacacacagaatgcaaataaaattagtttCCCCCTTAATTAAGtggttatataataataatttttcgttttttgtcctCTATCTGTTGCAGTATGAAGTTCCAATTAGTCATTCTCTCCGCCCTGCTCGTCAGCGCATTCGCTCTGCCCGTACCAGATGAGGAAGTGTCACCGGTAGTACAGGCGGTGCCACAAGTACAAGAGAAGTCCGTTGAAGTACAAAAGGTCAATGAGAAGGTTGCCGATGTGGTTAAGCCAGTCGAGGCACGTGCAGCTGAACTTCCCGCCGCCGCTGCAGCAGCGCCGGCCCTAGCCAACGAGGAGAAGAAGGACCTAAAACCCGTCGAACTCCCATTGAACGCTCCCGATTCCGAAATCAGCCAGAGTTTGCTTGCCGAGAAGAAGGAAGAGAAGAAGGATAAGCAGACACGCGCTGATGATAAAGTAGAGGAAACTAAAGCCCTGCCTGTTGCTGCCGCCACCGCACCTGTTGCCGGTCTCGCTGAGGAGCCAAAACAAGCTGAGGAAACCCTTGTCGCTGCTGAAGAGAAAACTAATATTGAAGGCAAATCCACCATTATTGCTGAAGCCGCACCAGCCGAACAGAAGAAGGACGAGCTCTCTGCCGCTGAGGAAACACCTGTGGTGAAGACTGATTCCGCTCTTGCCGCCACTGCTGATATTGCTCCTGCTGCTACTGAACTTAAGAAGGAGGAAACTCCAGCACGTCAAGAACGCGTTGGCGAAGCTGTAAATGAGGTTGATGCCAATGTTGTGCCTGCTGCTTCCGTTGTTGCTGAAGTAGCGCCAGCAGTAAAGAGTTTGTTAGCTGAAGAAGCCGCCCCTGCTGCTACCCCCGTTGCCGCTACACCCGCTCTCACCACCGATGCTGCACTTGAACAGCCTGCCGAACCTGAGAAACAACTACCAGAAGCACCCAAAGAGTTGCTCAAATCGGCTGCATCCGAACCAATTGCTCAGGAGGTCGAACCAGCGGCGCTAGCACCAGCCGGTGATATTCCACTACAAGCCAGCGAAGAAAGCGCAGCCAAGGCCTTGAAGGTAGAGGAACCAGCACCAGCAGCACCAGTTGCCGCTGTTGCCGCACCAGAAGCTAAGAAAATTGAAGAACCCGCCGCCGCTGCTCCCGCACCAGCTGAGttaccacagcaacaacaaaaagaactaaCACCAGAGGTAAAGGAAAGTGAACCCAAGACATTGGAAGAGAAAAAACCCGTTGCCGAGGCTGAGAAATTGAGTGAGAGCAAGAAATCTAAAGATTCCAACTCGTCATCCGATTCGTCTGAATCCGAATCTAAGGAAAGTAGCGAATCCAAGGAGGAGAAATCTGACTAGAAGTCTATATGCATCCGATCGAATACctcctttcaaaaaaaaaaaacagcaaaaattcaaaagcaaaaacaacaatttgacCACACTTCAAACAGCAAACAATTGGGTATGAAGTTCTGCAAAAACACAAACTGACCGATGTCACGTGGTCACAAACTCAACGCTCTTAATAATATATAGTTAGTTATTTTTAGTTGTAAAAACTATTTAGAAAGAAACGAAATCAACAAAACGGACAAAACGAGGG contains:
- the LOC126760091 gene encoding enolase-phosphatase E1, with the translated sequence MKFQLVILSALLVSAFALPVPDEEVSPVVQAVPQVQEKSVEVQKVNEKVADVVKPVEARAAELPAAAAAAPALANEEKKDLKPVELPLNAPDSEISQSLLAEKKEEKKDKQTRADDKVEETKALPVAAATAPVAGLAEEPKQAEETLVAAEEKTNIEGKSTIIAEAAPAEQKKDELSAAEETPVVKTDSALAATADIAPAATELKKEETPARQERVGEAVNEVDANVVPAASVVAEVAPAVKSLLAEEAAPAATPVAATPALTTDAALEQPAEPEKQLPEAPKELLKSAASEPIAQEVEPAALAPAGDIPLQASEESAAKALKVEEPAPAAPVAAVAAPEAKKIEEPAAAAPAPAELPQQQQKELTPEVKESEPKTLEEKKPVAEAEKLSESKKSKDSNSSSDSSESESKESSESKEEKSD